Below is a genomic region from Castanea sativa cultivar Marrone di Chiusa Pesio chromosome 2, ASM4071231v1.
TAGCATGTGAGAAGGACAATTCAATGACTAATACAAGAAAGTGGAAAATGAAGAAACACACTGACCTCATAGAAATATGCTATGCAAACCCGAAATCTTGGAGAGTTGTTGATAACGCGGTGCAAGGTTGATTCGTACAGACCATTGGCGTAAATCTGCACTTCTACAATTTTTGTTAGAGATTCCAGCTCTGAAGGACATAAGAGATTGGGGACAGTTAATTTACAAGCTATATATACCTTTAGCATGTCACCAATGTTGCACACAAATGTTCCAGGAATTGGAGGAGCTGATATCCATTCGCCAGACAGGTTTCTTATCTAGAACAGCTTAACCAATTAATGTGGCGGATACTAAAGCAGCAGTAGTAAAAATGAACCAGGATTGACAGAAAAACTTCCATAATAATTTAGAAGGTACTACTTTTGGCTTGCAAAGTAGAAAAATGCTCTTTGAATCGTAATATATTAAAAGTTTGGTGTGAACTGTTTTACAAATTTTGGTACTTTGTTTTTTGgacaatagaaaatattttcagtgttaaccaaattttacaacaaaacaaatacttgaaaatgctttcagaaaacattttacaacGAAAAAAAACGGAGCATAAAGAAAGCAAATTTACATCTAAATCAAAAAAGCCACATAATTGACATGCAACCAACTATAGCACAGACTTGTTTGATTGTATCtccaaaatgaaaatgtaataaaatgACTAAATGATTGTACCTGTAGAGCAGTTATATCATAATCTTGATTAATCAACGTTAACAAACCTATGCAACATTTTAAACGAATGAGATTGATAGACAAGATTTTCAGGGCCTTTGATCATCTGAAGGATGAGAAACTTACCATAGTCAGTGTGAGCTCCACTGGATTTATTTGAATGGAAGATagggacaaaagaaaacaagaaagaaaataagatcattttcttaaaatcaaataaatgtgCAAGCTCCAACAGCAGCAATATTGCATTACCATCCAATTTCATCTGTTGGGTCCGGACCATCTGGTTTTGGTGCACCCGGGTAACCTATAATACGCATCACCCAAAATGGATCTCCAGCTCTTTCACCTTCAAATTCTTCTGTTGACCCAGTCAATGCTAAAGAAATTCCCCGCATAATATTTCTTGAAAGCTCTGAAAGTCCCACAGAATTTTAAAGTTGTAAGTAGAAAATGTACAAAATCATGAGTTGAGAAAGGAAAGAGTAGTCTTGGAATGCATACCTGTGCAGAGTCTGATATATTCATCCATTAGTTCCTTAAAATTTTGAGGATTACTTGGCCTGCATAAGGACCATAAGATGATAAAAAAGTCGAACAAGAAGTATCATGAACACCATCAACCATTGAGTTAATAAACTATCAATTCAGAAAGAGAACCAGCTTTTCAAGTTCCTAGACCTATGTTAAAACTTCAGAATCAGCAACCAGATGATTGAATAGGATACATTTTAATGCCCAAGAAAAATAAGCGAGTCAAATAACATTTTGCAACATAATTCAGATGAATTGTGGAACCCAAACAAAAAAGGTAAGCAATTAAGAGGTTGGGAAATAATGGAACAGAAACAGTTCATAGAATCATAGGTAGTTGTAGTTTAAACTCTATGCATCGATTAGCTATTCTAAGGAtccaaaaaagggaaaaaaaaaaaagtaaaacactGTTCAATGGTTGATTAATAGCAAATCGCCCGAGCTAATTCTTGTTTAAGTCATGATTAAGTTTTATCCCATCAATCTCAATGATATAGTAATGAATCCTCAAATATACAATATTTTCTGCTATAGAAAAATTGGAATATAGAAGTTGGTTGAGAAACCTTAATTTCCACATACCATTGATTAATTCCTTCCAAAGTTTTGCCAAGGTCTCCATACATCCCTTCCTTCACTTCTCTATAGTACTGTTATTGGTGAGACAAACTCATTATTAATAGTACTAATAAGAAAAGAGCAGCAGCATATCAAAGATGACAAATTCCATACTATAGACAAGTATCTATGCTTATCTTCTATCTACTACATCGAAGTGAATAATAGCACACAAGGTAAGAAGCTTGCAAGATTGATGCAGCTGCTCCAATTTCTCAGCAAGCAGCTAAGCACAGAACATCATTGTGCCTTTATAAATTATGATTGGATGTTTACCATGTCGAATGGAAACAATAAGATATGATCATGTAAGGAACCTGCACGCTCTTAGTTGAAGCCCCCAGAATAAATTTAAAGGTTTTCAGTGCTTCATTTACGTTTTAGTTCATTGCTAATGGCAGGGAAAATTTATGTGATCAGGCATGGACATAACACATAGGTATTTTAATATATGCAACAGCTTCTTTCCACCATGGACATATCATGATTACAGCAAATGATGTCTACAAAAACACGAATAATGTGTAAAGCATACAGCAAAACCTACATCAATAGCTTCATGCATGTCAGGTATGCCTTTGGTTATATTTTCTCTAATTCTCTGGTATCCTCTGCATTCAAAAAATACTTGCAGTCAATATGATCTACGGACCCTAGTcattatcataaaataaaactGATGCTCATTTACAATACACATAGATGTAGCATGTCATCCCATGAAGCAAACCTGTATCCCGCCGCCTGAGAAATCTTGATTTGGACTTTCTCTTCATTTAGAAGATCAAAAAATTTGTGAGCCACACTTTTTACCTCTTTGAGGAGGGAATCAGGAATACCGTGGCCTTTCTGAACAACCATAAGCATCACCATATTCGGaaatttagtaataaatttttaatagagtaaagaaaaataacactgccaaatgaaattacaattttgattAAAACAACAGAGGAAAGATGATAAAGTCCACTAAATTCTCTCTTAAAAACAATGCAGAATATATGAAAATCTGAAAGACATTCTTGCATAGCTAAGCTAATTGCTTTTCACCTCTCTACAGTTATAGGCTTGCAATAAGTGATCAACTTTGTTTCGAGATAAGTGGAGGAAAAAGGTCTAGGATGAAAAACAATTTCACTTCTTGCCACAACTATGATGTAATAGAGTGTGATTGgtaaggaaaaaaatgatgGGTCCATGTGTACGTGATGGTTAACTATTCATAGTTTGCTTCGTTAgagttgtgacaaaaaaattgaagaataatTTGTGGTTCTAAAACGACTCAGTGAACAGCTACCAATTCTCTCTTGTACGCATGTCAGATCTTAGTTACACGTCTAATCCTTATTTCCCAACGATTTTCATCAGATTATAATTTAGAATAATTACTTACCAGATAAAAAATTCAGAATATATGATTTCAAACACACCATTAGTTGGTACTTGGTAACCAAGAAAAGGAGACAAGATAGTATGGAATCTTGTAACAGGTCACAACCGTTTAACCCagaattttctaatataatacGAGTTCCATAGTCCCTACCCTCACCCGTTAGTTTCCCATATTTACTGCCGCCATTTAAAGAATGACAGGAACCATGTTCATACATCTAGCTTTAagaccaaaataatattaataaacccGGATTTGAAAAACCTCATGAGATTTTatccaaaattatatatatatatatatatatatgtgtgtgtgtgtgtgtgtgtgttttggttGTCAGGTGAAACAAATGCTcacaataatatattaatatgtCTTCAGTGTCACTAAAAACTACAGCCCACCAAAAACACACGATCAAAAGTGCCtctcattttaatatattagaAAATACTCGTACCACATAGAAGAATCCCGCCTCTCTACAAGCTTGGTTTATCTGTCTAACAACTTCAGACACACCTGGATCCTCGGCCATTTTTGGATCATCACACTT
It encodes:
- the LOC142626030 gene encoding homoarginine-6-hydroxylase 2-ODD-C23-like encodes the protein MAEDPGVSEVVRQINQACREAGFFYVKGHGIPDSLLKEVKSVAHKFFDLLNEEKVQIKISQAAGYRGYQRIRENITKGIPDMHEAIDYYREVKEGMYGDLGKTLEGINQWPSNPQNFKELMDEYIRLCTELSRNIMRGISLALTGSTEEFEGERAGDPFWVMRIIGYPGAPKPDGPDPTDEIGCGAHTDYGLLTLINQDYDITALQIRNLSGEWISAPPIPGTFVCNIGDMLKIYANGLYESTLHRVINNSPRFRVCIAYFYETNFDTTVEPLETCIQRTGFARNSERAVYGEHLVKKVLNNFIPELLI